A single region of the Corticium candelabrum chromosome 15, ooCorCand1.1, whole genome shotgun sequence genome encodes:
- the LOC134191055 gene encoding DNA/RNA-binding protein KIN17-like, producing the protein MGKKEGFLTPKAISNRIKAKGLQKLRWYCQMCQKQCRDENGFKCHMMSESHQRQLLLVGENPGRYLSYFSDEFLSGFMDLLRRQFGTRRVHCNVVYNEYIKDRHHFHMNSTKWVTLTGLVKWLGREGMCKVDETEKGWFLQYIERDPETLARQSAADKKSKMERDDTDRERRLMEKMVERGAASGKDEEEVTYTELQREDEGEKIVFKLGGGKTEKGEEKAERGESVGADSVVLPPAVVDVDHRERTEKRAKKESRKRTALDDIIEMEEKKKAKAGRREDWLCKRIVVKVMHKKLGERHYKKKGVVHGIEDRFTGIIKMIDTGDTLKVDQAHLETVIPAVGKTVVIVNGAYRGTKAILKSLDIEHYCVSVKLNEGPCHGRVLDGIAYEDVCKVSE; encoded by the exons ATGGGCAAGAAGGAGGGTTTTCTTACTCCGAAGGCGATCTCGAATCGCATCAAGGCGAAAGGCCTTCAAAAACTGCGATGGTACTGTCAGATGTGTCAGAAGCAGTGTCGAGACGAGAACGGCTTCAAATGCCACATGATGTCTGAATCGCATCAGAGACAGCTGCTATTGGTTGGAGAGAATCCGGGACGTTACCTCTCCTATTTCAGTGACGAATTTCTTAGCGGTTTCATGGACCTCCTGAGGCGGCAGTTCGGCACGCGGCGCGTGCACTGTAATGTCGTCTACAATGAGTACATCAAG GACAGACATCATTTCCACATGAACTCGACCAAATGGGTGACGCTGACGGGTCTAGTCAAGTGGCTGGGACGTGAGGGAATGTGCAAGGTCGACGAGACAGAGAAGGGATGGTTCCTACAGTACATAGAGAGAGATCCCGAGACGTTGGCACGGCAGTCGGCTGCTGACAAGAAATCGAAGATGGAGAGAGACGACACGGACAGAGAACGGAGACTGATGGAAAAGATGGTGGAGAGAGGAGCTGCTAGCGGGAAAGACGAGGAGGAAGTCACCTACACGGAGTTACAGAGGGAAGACGAAGGGGAGAAGATTGTGTTCAAACTGGGAGGAGGAAAGACGGAGAAGGGCGAAGAGAAAGCAGAGAGAGGTGAGTCAGTAGGCGCTGACAGTGTTGTGTTACCGCCTGCTGTCGTCGATGTGGACCACAGGGAGAGGACCGAGAAACGAGCGAAGAAAGAGAGCAGGAAACGAACCGCTCTCGACGACATCATCGAGATGGAGGAGAAAAAAAAGGCGAAGGCGGGACGACGAGAGGACTGGCTGTGCAAACGGATTGTCGTCAAGGTCATGCACAAGAAACTCGGCGAGAGACACTACAAGAAGAAGGGCGTCGTTCATGGTATCGAAGATCGCTTTACGGGCATCATAAAGATGATAGACACAGGGGACACATTAAAAGTCGATCAAGCGCATCTGGAGACGGTCATCCCGGCGGTGGGAAAGACTGTGGTCATCGTGAATGGTGCATACAGAGGCACAAAGGCCATACTAAAATCACTGGATATTGAGCATTATTGCGTGAGCGTAAAGCTCAATGAAGGTCCTTGCCATGGACGAGTACTTGATGGGATTGCGTACGAAGATGTGTGTAAAGTGTCAGAGTGA
- the LOC134191327 gene encoding keratin-associated protein 10-11-like, which produces MSIHLSMCLSVLSVCTYIHLSVYLFVCLCMSIHLSVCLSVCQSIHLFCLRRLYICLSVCLSVHLFVCLSICLSVCLSGYLFACLFICSVHSFVCLSVCLSVCMSIHLSVCLFCLLYLHSFICLSVCVCPFIYLSVCPSICSVCLSIHLFCLSVHPSILSVCTFVCLSVCLYICLCVCLSVCLSVCSIHIFSTLKSTINTTKQLYCSNRTNLYQTKTLLSVCLAICLPVCPSVLYIHLSVCLSVCLYVYSSVCLSVCPSISSVCLYICLFVCLSVCLSAYLFACLSICSVHLVVCLSVCLSVCLYVYSSHLSVCLSVCLFVCLSVCLSVHLFCTFSCLSVCLSVCLFVCLFISSVHIYLSVCLSVNGLSVHICLSVCLSVCLSVCLSVCLLFNRTKYVQMEAKSSTTQCPHQSN; this is translated from the coding sequence atgtccattcatctgtctatgtgtctgtctgttctgtctgtttgtacttacattcatttatctgtttatctgtttgtctgtttgtgtatgtccattcatctgtctgtctgtctgtctgtctgtcagtccatccaTCTATTCTGTCTCAGACgtctgtacatttgtctgtctgtctgtctgtctgtacatttgtttgtctgtctgtctatttgtctgtctgtctgtctgtctggctatctgtttgcctgtctgttcatctgttctgtacattcatttgtctgcctgtctgtctgtctgtctgtttgtatgtctattcatctgtctgtctgtctgttctgtctgttgtacTTACAttcatttatctgtttgtctgtttgtgtatgtccattcatctatctgtctgtctgtccatccatctgttctgtctgtctgtccatccatctattctgtctgtctgtccatccatctattctgtctgtctgcacatttgtttgtctgtctgtctgtctgtacatttgtttgtgtgtctgtctgtctgtctgtctttctgtctgttcaatacatatattttcaacattgaaatctacaatcaacacgactaagcaactctactgttccAATCGCacaaatctctaccaaactaaaactcttctgtctgtctgtctggctatttgtttgcctgtctgtccatctgttctgtacattcatttgtctgtctgtctgtctgtctgtttgtatgtctattcatctgtctgtctgtctgtctgtccatccatcagttctgtatgtctgtacatttgtttgtttgtctgtctgtctgtctgtttgtctgcctatctgtttgcctgtctgtccatctgttctgtacatttagttgtctgtctgtctgtctgtctgtctgtctgtttgtatgtctattcatctcatctgtctgtctgtctgtctgtctgtctgtttgtctgcctatctgtttgcctgtctgtccatctgttctgtacatttagttgtctgtctgtctgtctgtctgtctgtctgtttgtatgtctattcaTCTCATCTGTCcatatttatttgtctgtctgtttgtctgtcaatggtctgtctgttcatatctgtctatctgtctgtctgtctgtctgtctgtctgtctgtctgtctgtctgtcttttattcaatagaacaaagtacgtacagatggaggctaaatcctctacaacacaatgtcctcatcagtccaattaa